Proteins co-encoded in one Halorussus salinus genomic window:
- a CDS encoding amphi-Trp domain-containing protein, whose translation MPEEVLFETERRMDRNEIAAYFRTVAEKLESGQDLTLSAGDQSVTLAPPAQPTFEVKAERETPSSGGPGELSVEFELEWDEDGGQGSGSDASLDIQ comes from the coding sequence ATGCCAGAAGAAGTACTCTTCGAGACCGAACGTCGGATGGACCGAAACGAGATAGCGGCTTACTTCCGGACCGTCGCCGAGAAGTTGGAGTCGGGCCAAGACCTCACGCTGTCGGCGGGCGACCAGTCGGTGACGCTCGCGCCGCCCGCGCAACCGACCTTCGAGGTGAAGGCCGAGCGAGAGACGCCGAGTAGCGGCGGCCCCGGCGAACTGAGCGTCGAGTTCGAACTGGAGTGGGACGAGGACGGCGGACAGGGAAGCGGGAGCGACGCGTCGCTGGACATTCAGTAG
- a CDS encoding DUF1028 domain-containing protein produces the protein MQPRPSTFSIVARDPETEAVGVAVQSKFVSVGSVVPFASADAGAIATQSFANVAYGPDGLDLLRDGKPAEEVVESLTGDDPEAPQRQVGVVGRDGSVAAFTGDECFEFAGDRQGETYTVQGNILENEATLDAMAETYEETEGGLPEKLLAALHAGNEAGGDKRGEQSAALYVVKPEGGYDGKNDRWIDVRVDDHEAPIEELERVFKLYDVTLLEREESDDLRELSGETARAVAGTLADLDHFDGEPSETFGEAERDALEEFRGMNNFENHDLAVIEDALARGWADADGEGEARLVDAIWHGLSRLDRK, from the coding sequence ATGCAACCGCGACCATCCACGTTCTCCATCGTCGCGCGCGACCCCGAGACCGAGGCGGTCGGCGTGGCCGTCCAGTCGAAGTTCGTCAGCGTCGGCTCCGTCGTGCCGTTCGCCAGCGCCGACGCCGGAGCAATCGCCACCCAGAGTTTCGCCAACGTCGCCTACGGGCCGGACGGGTTGGACCTCCTCCGGGACGGGAAACCGGCCGAGGAGGTCGTCGAATCACTGACCGGCGACGACCCGGAGGCCCCACAGCGGCAGGTCGGCGTCGTCGGCCGTGACGGCTCGGTCGCGGCGTTCACCGGCGACGAGTGCTTCGAGTTCGCGGGTGACCGGCAGGGCGAGACCTACACCGTGCAGGGCAACATCCTCGAAAACGAGGCGACCCTCGACGCGATGGCCGAGACCTACGAGGAGACCGAGGGCGGACTCCCCGAGAAGCTCCTCGCGGCGCTCCACGCGGGCAACGAGGCGGGCGGCGACAAGCGCGGCGAGCAGAGCGCGGCGCTCTACGTCGTCAAGCCCGAGGGCGGCTACGACGGCAAGAACGACCGCTGGATAGACGTGCGCGTGGACGACCACGAGGCCCCCATCGAGGAGCTAGAGCGAGTGTTCAAACTCTACGACGTGACCCTCCTCGAACGCGAGGAGTCCGACGACCTCCGAGAGCTGTCGGGCGAGACGGCCCGAGCGGTCGCCGGGACGCTGGCCGACCTCGACCATTTCGACGGCGAACCGAGCGAGACCTTCGGCGAGGCCGAACGCGACGCACTCGAGGAGTTCCGCGGCATGAACAACTTCGAGAACCACGACCTCGCGGTAATCGAGGACGCGCTGGCCCGCGGGTGGGCCGACGCCGACGGCGAGGGCGAAGCCCGACTGGTGGACGCCATCTGGCACGGACTGTCGCGCTTGGACCGGAAGTGA